A window of the Rhodoferax sp. GW822-FHT02A01 genome harbors these coding sequences:
- the tilS gene encoding tRNA lysidine(34) synthetase TilS: MTQSLQQAMRAFDPALPLGVALSGGADSTALLILCARKWPGQVVALHINHGLQEAAKDFHAHCQQLCESLQVPLRVKSVNAANDPGQSPEDAARIARYQGLVELAAEGETLHSIAVAQHADDQVETLLLALSRGAGLAGLSGMPLHWVRNGVDFYRPLLEVHGAVIRAWLEQEHIRFVTDPTNADERYTRNRIRKNLLPALQDAFPSFRETFARSARNAAQAQELLDEIASQDLQQVLRERDGRPTIESLQRLSEARQANVLRHWLKTRFGVIPAAAQLQELQSQIAACTTRGHRIHIKVGSGFVERRREVLDWYNPKVLPHSN; encoded by the coding sequence ATGACGCAATCGCTGCAGCAGGCGATGCGTGCCTTTGACCCGGCGCTGCCCTTGGGGGTTGCGCTCAGTGGTGGAGCAGATTCCACCGCGTTGCTGATCCTGTGTGCCCGCAAGTGGCCAGGACAGGTGGTTGCACTGCATATCAATCACGGTTTGCAGGAGGCTGCCAAAGATTTTCACGCGCATTGCCAGCAGTTGTGTGAGTCGCTGCAGGTGCCGCTGCGTGTGAAATCAGTCAATGCTGCCAACGATCCCGGACAAAGCCCGGAAGACGCTGCACGCATTGCGCGCTACCAGGGCTTGGTGGAGTTGGCAGCGGAGGGCGAAACACTGCATTCCATCGCAGTCGCTCAGCATGCGGATGATCAAGTCGAAACCCTGCTGTTGGCGCTGAGCCGGGGTGCCGGCTTGGCAGGCTTGAGCGGGATGCCGTTGCACTGGGTGCGCAATGGAGTCGACTTCTATCGACCGTTGTTGGAAGTGCACGGCGCAGTGATCCGCGCTTGGCTGGAGCAGGAACACATCCGTTTTGTGACGGATCCGACCAATGCAGACGAGCGCTACACCCGCAACCGCATCCGCAAGAATTTGCTCCCGGCATTGCAGGATGCGTTTCCCTCGTTTCGCGAGACCTTTGCCCGTAGCGCACGCAATGCCGCACAGGCGCAGGAATTGCTGGACGAGATTGCGTCGCAGGACTTGCAGCAGGTCTTGCGCGAGCGCGATGGACGACCCACCATCGAGTCACTGCAACGGCTGAGCGAAGCCCGGCAGGCCAATGTCTTGCGCCATTGGCTCAAGACCCGCTTTGGAGTCATTCCTGCCGCTGCGCAGTTGCAAGAGCTGCAAAGCCAGATTGCGGCATGCACCACGCGCGGCCACCGCATCCACATCAAAGTCGGCTCTGGTTTTGTGGAGCGCAGGAGGGAAGTGCTCGATTGGTACAATCCAAAGGTTTTGCCCCACTCCAATTGA
- a CDS encoding acetyl-CoA carboxylase carboxyltransferase subunit alpha has product MAKRTFLDFEQPIAELETKIEELRYVQNESAVDISSEIDQLAKKSQQLTKDIYSDLTPWQITKIARHAERPYTLDYVSEIFTHFVELHGDRHFADDLSIVGGLARFNGTPCMVIGQQKGRDTKERGLRNFGMSKPEGYRKALRLMKLAEKFKLPVFTFVDTPGAYPGIDAEERGQSEAIGRNIFEMAQLEVPIITTIIGEGGSGGALAISVADQVVMMQYSIYSVISPEGCASILWKTSDKAQEAADALGITAHRLKALGLVDKIVNEPVGGAHRDTKQAAAFLKRALADAYRQLADLKVKELLDRRYDRLQSYGRFTDTKAGSK; this is encoded by the coding sequence TTGGCCAAAAGAACTTTTTTGGATTTCGAGCAACCGATTGCAGAACTGGAAACCAAAATCGAGGAGTTGCGCTACGTGCAGAACGAATCTGCAGTGGACATTTCTTCCGAGATTGATCAACTGGCCAAGAAAAGCCAGCAGCTCACCAAGGACATCTACAGTGACCTCACGCCCTGGCAGATCACCAAGATTGCCCGGCACGCTGAGCGTCCCTACACGCTGGACTATGTGTCCGAAATCTTCACCCATTTCGTGGAGCTGCACGGCGACCGGCATTTTGCCGACGACCTGAGCATCGTGGGGGGACTGGCCCGTTTCAATGGCACACCTTGCATGGTGATAGGCCAGCAAAAAGGGCGCGATACCAAGGAGCGTGGTCTGCGCAACTTTGGCATGAGCAAGCCCGAAGGCTATCGCAAGGCGCTGCGTCTCATGAAACTGGCCGAGAAGTTCAAGCTGCCGGTATTCACCTTTGTGGACACGCCTGGTGCCTACCCCGGAATTGACGCCGAAGAGCGAGGCCAGTCCGAGGCCATCGGGCGCAATATATTCGAGATGGCGCAGCTTGAGGTCCCGATCATCACCACCATCATTGGCGAGGGCGGCTCTGGTGGCGCACTGGCTATTTCGGTGGCAGACCAGGTGGTGATGATGCAATATTCCATCTACTCCGTCATCAGCCCCGAAGGTTGCGCTTCCATCTTGTGGAAGACCTCCGACAAAGCCCAGGAAGCGGCTGATGCGCTGGGAATTACGGCGCACCGTCTGAAGGCCTTGGGTCTGGTGGACAAGATTGTCAATGAGCCCGTGGGCGGTGCCCATCGCGATACCAAGCAGGCCGCGGCTTTTCTCAAGCGCGCACTGGCTGATGCCTACCGGCAGCTGGCCGACCTCAAGGTCAAGGAATTGCTGGATCGCCGCTATGACCGCCTGCAGAGCTACGGCCGCTTCACCGACACCAAAGCGGGCAGCAAGTAA
- a CDS encoding DNA-3-methyladenine glycosylase 2 family protein, whose translation MSAAKTQEIIPVTPDYWEEACKHLVKKDRVMSKLIPQFGDACLQTRGDAFITLARSIVGQQISVSAAQKVWDRFALLPRKITPANVLRLKVDDMRAAGLSARKVEYLVDLALHFDSGALHVKNWASMPDEEIIAELVAIRGIGRWTAEMFLIFHMMRPNVLPLDDVGLITGISRNYFSGDVVSRSDAREVAAAWVPYCSVATWYIWRSLDPLPVAY comes from the coding sequence ATGTCGGCAGCCAAGACCCAGGAAATCATTCCCGTCACGCCCGACTACTGGGAAGAAGCGTGCAAGCATCTGGTGAAGAAGGACCGGGTGATGAGCAAGCTCATACCCCAATTCGGCGACGCCTGCCTTCAGACGCGGGGTGATGCCTTCATCACACTTGCGCGCAGCATCGTGGGCCAGCAGATCTCGGTGTCTGCTGCGCAAAAGGTATGGGATCGATTTGCACTCTTGCCCCGCAAGATCACGCCCGCCAACGTGCTGCGCCTGAAGGTGGACGACATGCGTGCAGCGGGTTTGAGTGCGCGCAAGGTGGAATACCTGGTCGATCTGGCGCTGCACTTTGACAGCGGTGCACTGCACGTGAAGAACTGGGCCAGCATGCCGGATGAGGAAATCATTGCCGAATTGGTGGCGATTCGCGGCATTGGGCGTTGGACGGCCGAGATGTTTCTGATATTTCACATGATGCGGCCCAACGTGCTCCCCCTGGATGACGTGGGCCTCATCACGGGCATCAGCCGCAACTATTTTTCGGGTGATGTGGTCAGTCGCAGCGACGCCCGCGAGGTGGCCGCAGCCTGGGTTCCATATTGCAGTGTGGCAACTTGGTATATTTGGCGGTCTTTGGACCCGCTGCCGGTCGCGTATTAA
- the cysS gene encoding cysteine--tRNA ligase: protein MSLRIHNTLSRAIETFVPSEPGHVRMYVCGMTIYDLCHIGHARMMMAFDVVQRWLKCSGYRVTYVRNITDIDDKIINRALDRGITIRALTDEMVVAMHQDIDALGIERPTIEPRATEYVPQMLDLISQLQKKGLAYQSDSGDVNYSVRKFPGYGKLSGKSLDELRAGERVAVQDGKEDPLDFVLWKAAKSTEPEDAKWDAAQWGHSFGIGRPGWHIECSAMSCQTLGETFDIHGGGADLQFPHHENEIAQSEGASGKPLARFWVHNGFVRVDNEKMSKSLGNFFTIRDVLTQYDAETVRFFLLRTHYRTALNYSDAHLNDARSGLKRLYTALDLAPTTDSSVIDWSNPYAARFKAGMDEDFGTPEAVAVLFDLASEINRTKSPELAALLKSLGACLGLLQQEPKSYLQAGATVSEDRIAELIAERAAAKAAKDFARADGIRKQLLEEGIVLKDSPTGTTWEAVQ, encoded by the coding sequence ATGAGTTTGCGCATTCACAACACGCTGAGTCGTGCCATAGAAACCTTTGTCCCCTCAGAGCCCGGGCACGTTCGCATGTACGTATGCGGAATGACCATTTATGACCTCTGTCACATTGGTCACGCGCGCATGATGATGGCATTTGACGTGGTGCAGCGCTGGCTCAAATGCAGCGGCTATCGCGTCACCTATGTGCGCAACATCACGGACATTGATGACAAGATCATCAACCGTGCGCTCGATCGCGGTATCACCATTCGCGCATTGACTGACGAAATGGTGGTGGCCATGCACCAGGACATTGATGCGCTGGGCATCGAGCGGCCCACCATTGAGCCGCGGGCGACGGAATATGTACCGCAGATGCTGGACCTCATCAGCCAGTTGCAGAAGAAAGGTTTGGCTTACCAGTCAGACTCGGGCGATGTGAACTATTCGGTACGTAAGTTTCCTGGCTACGGCAAGCTTTCCGGCAAATCCCTGGACGAATTGCGGGCTGGTGAGCGCGTTGCAGTGCAGGATGGCAAGGAAGACCCGCTGGACTTCGTGTTGTGGAAGGCTGCCAAATCTACGGAACCCGAAGATGCCAAGTGGGATGCCGCCCAGTGGGGCCATTCTTTTGGAATTGGCCGTCCGGGCTGGCATATTGAATGCTCTGCCATGAGCTGCCAGACGCTGGGTGAAACATTCGACATCCATGGCGGCGGTGCGGATCTGCAGTTCCCGCACCACGAGAATGAAATCGCACAAAGCGAAGGCGCCAGTGGCAAGCCCTTGGCGCGCTTCTGGGTGCACAACGGCTTTGTGCGCGTGGACAACGAGAAGATGTCCAAGAGCCTGGGCAATTTCTTCACCATCCGTGATGTGCTGACCCAATACGACGCCGAGACGGTGCGCTTCTTCCTGCTGCGCACCCATTACCGCACCGCCCTGAATTACAGCGACGCCCATCTGAACGATGCGCGTAGCGGCCTCAAACGGCTGTACACCGCATTGGACCTGGCACCTACAACCGATTCAAGCGTCATCGATTGGAGCAACCCCTATGCCGCTCGATTCAAGGCCGGCATGGACGAAGACTTTGGAACCCCTGAAGCCGTAGCTGTGTTGTTTGACCTGGCTTCCGAGATCAATCGCACCAAATCGCCCGAGCTGGCGGCATTGCTCAAGTCGTTGGGTGCCTGCCTGGGCTTGCTGCAACAGGAGCCCAAGAGCTACTTGCAGGCGGGCGCCACTGTTTCTGAAGACCGCATTGCGGAACTGATTGCCGAACGTGCAGCTGCCAAGGCGGCCAAGGACTTTGCCCGGGCGGATGGCATTCGCAAGCAGTTGCTGGAAGAGGGCATTGTGCTCAAGGACTCGCCCACCGGAACCACCTGGGAAGCAGTGCAGTAA
- a CDS encoding tetratricopeptide repeat protein, producing the protein MWLVALGMGMFCQTARADEYADVTQLVRVGKLSAALVKADAFLATQPRDPQMRFIKGVIQRDSGDPQEAIATFAQLTQDYPELPEPYNNLAVLYAGQNQLDKARSALEMAIRINPGYATAHENLGDVYAKLASQSYSKAAELAPASQATLGPKLTLIRQLLKTPVNAPCKMSDSACPKAN; encoded by the coding sequence TTGTGGCTTGTCGCCTTGGGAATGGGCATGTTTTGCCAGACCGCCCGAGCGGATGAATACGCCGACGTAACGCAGTTGGTACGCGTAGGCAAGCTGAGCGCAGCCCTGGTCAAGGCGGATGCGTTTCTGGCAACCCAGCCCAGAGATCCGCAAATGCGCTTCATCAAGGGGGTGATCCAGCGCGATAGCGGCGACCCTCAAGAAGCGATCGCCACCTTTGCGCAGCTCACGCAAGACTACCCTGAGCTACCTGAACCCTATAACAACCTTGCCGTGCTGTACGCAGGACAAAACCAACTCGACAAGGCCCGCTCTGCACTGGAAATGGCAATCCGCATCAATCCGGGCTATGCCACTGCGCATGAGAATCTGGGCGATGTGTACGCCAAGCTGGCGAGTCAGTCCTACAGCAAAGCGGCAGAACTCGCCCCAGCCAGTCAGGCGACACTCGGCCCCAAACTGACTTTGATCCGTCAGCTTTTGAAAACGCCAGTGAATGCGCCCTGCAAAATGTCTGACAGTGCTTGCCCAAAAGCAAACTGA
- a CDS encoding peptidylprolyl isomerase translates to MKMTYISRRLALGITAALCLSTAALADAASTTSQVKFQTSLGDFTVEVYADKAPKTVENFLQYVKDKHYNGTIFHRVMDGFMVQGGGLTQEMKDKPTREPIPLEARNGLKNDRGTIAMARTGNPNSATAQFFINVVDNQGLNAPAPDGYGYAVFGKVVAGMDTIDKIRVAPTGNKGPYQNVPLTPIVINSATLVK, encoded by the coding sequence ATGAAGATGACATACATCAGCCGCCGCCTGGCACTTGGAATCACCGCCGCTCTGTGCCTGAGCACAGCGGCTCTGGCCGATGCGGCAAGTACAACCAGCCAGGTCAAGTTTCAGACCAGCCTGGGCGACTTCACCGTGGAGGTGTATGCCGACAAGGCACCCAAGACGGTGGAGAACTTCCTGCAGTACGTCAAGGACAAGCACTACAACGGCACGATCTTTCATCGCGTGATGGACGGCTTCATGGTGCAAGGTGGCGGTCTGACCCAAGAAATGAAAGACAAGCCTACGCGCGAACCCATCCCCCTGGAAGCCAGAAACGGATTGAAGAACGATCGCGGCACTATTGCCATGGCCCGTACCGGTAACCCCAATTCCGCCACGGCCCAGTTCTTCATCAACGTGGTGGACAATCAGGGGCTGAACGCGCCCGCGCCCGATGGATACGGCTACGCCGTATTCGGCAAGGTTGTGGCCGGCATGGACACCATTGACAAGATCCGCGTCGCCCCAACCGGCAACAAAGGCCCGTACCAGAACGTTCCCCTCACTCCCATCGTCATCAACTCTGCCACTTTGGTTAAATAA
- a CDS encoding peptidylprolyl isomerase has translation MSNPKVELHVTGYGVITLELDEAKAPKSVANYLAYVNKGHYNNTVFHRVIPGFMIQGGGMEPGMAQKPTDAPIVNEANNGLKNANYTVAMARTGDPHSATAQFFINVADNGFLNHTSPTSQGWGYAVFGKVISGTDVVDKIKAVKTTRKGYHDDVPVDDVVIEKAVVV, from the coding sequence ATGAGCAACCCTAAAGTAGAACTCCACGTCACCGGCTACGGCGTCATTACCCTGGAACTGGATGAGGCCAAGGCGCCCAAGTCGGTTGCCAATTACCTGGCCTATGTGAACAAGGGCCACTACAACAACACCGTTTTCCACCGCGTCATCCCCGGCTTTATGATCCAGGGTGGCGGCATGGAGCCCGGCATGGCACAAAAACCCACCGATGCCCCCATCGTGAATGAAGCCAACAACGGCCTCAAGAACGCCAACTACACCGTAGCCATGGCCCGCACCGGCGATCCGCATTCCGCCACCGCGCAGTTCTTCATCAATGTGGCGGACAACGGCTTCCTGAACCACACATCCCCCACTTCGCAAGGCTGGGGTTATGCCGTATTCGGCAAGGTGATCTCGGGCACTGACGTGGTCGACAAGATCAAGGCCGTCAAGACAACGCGCAAGGGCTACCACGACGACGTGCCAGTCGATGACGTGGTCATCGAAAAAGCAGTTGTCGTTTAA
- a CDS encoding UDP-2,3-diacylglucosamine diphosphatase, producing MDLLAPSHWRCVDFISDLHLQDADRNTFEAWAGYMRSTDADAVFILGDLFEVWVGDDALQPGSFEAECVHVLRAAGDRLALYIMQGNRDFLMGPPLMQACQATALPDPSVLVFGGERWLLSHGDALCTEDHEYLAFRSQVRSSEWQRDFLAKPLSERQGIARAIRNASENRKQSQPAYADVNIQAALRLLQDAHSKHLIHGHTHQPAQHQLGAQCLRTVLSDWDVNAKPVRAEVLRLTIDGPRANLARLPLASIARTAD from the coding sequence ATGGATCTGCTGGCTCCATCCCACTGGCGGTGCGTGGACTTCATATCCGACCTGCACCTGCAGGACGCTGACCGCAACACCTTTGAAGCGTGGGCCGGTTACATGCGATCTACCGATGCAGACGCGGTCTTCATCCTGGGTGACCTGTTTGAAGTATGGGTTGGCGATGACGCATTGCAACCGGGCAGTTTTGAAGCAGAATGCGTCCACGTATTGCGCGCTGCGGGTGACAGGTTGGCGCTCTACATCATGCAGGGTAACCGGGACTTCCTGATGGGCCCACCCCTGATGCAGGCCTGCCAGGCAACCGCCCTACCCGACCCCAGCGTGCTGGTCTTTGGCGGAGAGCGCTGGCTGCTTAGCCATGGCGATGCACTGTGCACCGAAGACCACGAATACCTGGCATTTCGCTCACAGGTACGTAGCAGTGAATGGCAGCGCGACTTCCTGGCAAAACCGTTGTCCGAGCGCCAAGGCATTGCACGCGCAATACGCAACGCAAGCGAGAACCGAAAACAATCCCAGCCGGCCTATGCGGATGTCAATATCCAAGCGGCGCTGCGACTGCTGCAAGACGCCCACAGCAAGCATCTGATACACGGGCACACCCACCAGCCGGCGCAGCACCAATTGGGCGCACAATGCCTGCGCACGGTTCTCAGCGACTGGGATGTCAACGCGAAACCGGTGCGGGCCGAAGTGCTTCGCCTGACGATCGACGGCCCCCGGGCAAACCTGGCACGGCTGCCTTTGGCATCTATTGCCAGGACTGCGGATTGA
- a CDS encoding HD domain-containing phosphohydrolase — protein MCRLGEHQEVYVDSVENLLRRLEQLNSIGTALSKERDITRLLESIVVAAKTITHADGGTLYRMAEDGKSLRFEILRTDSLQIAMGGTSGNPINFPELPLYTDKGANNDSLVAAYSAIHKQTVNFADAYTAENFDFSGTRSFDKRTGYRSQSFLSVPMKDQDGEVLGVLQLINATDPKTGRVVSFSGPDQSLAESLASQAAIAITNRNLTNQLEELFESFINLINLAIDEKSPYTGGHCQRVPALTMMLAEAVNAHAQGPLADFVMDDRDRYELKIAGLLHDCGKVTTPVHVVDKSTKLETLCDRIQLIDTRFEVLKRDQEIAALRAQLALRDVKDADAEGKLWEQCQAQVDALTSDREFLRTANKGGEFMSDAHLQRVREIGTGKTWRSVNGEETQFLTDDEMDNLTIRAGTLNAAERETINHHIVATIKMLEQLPWPKHLRNVPEYAGGHHERMDGKGYPKGLTRDQMSVQARVMGIADIFEALTARDRPYKPGMKLSQAMSIMNKFRNTGHIDPDLFDVFVKEGVYLRYAQQFLDPWQIDEVNPQSWQ, from the coding sequence ATGTGCCGCCTTGGTGAACACCAGGAGGTTTATGTGGATTCGGTAGAAAACCTGTTGCGCCGCCTTGAGCAACTCAACTCCATCGGGACGGCCTTGTCCAAGGAGCGCGACATCACTCGCCTGCTTGAGAGCATCGTGGTGGCGGCCAAAACCATTACCCATGCGGACGGTGGAACCTTGTATCGCATGGCCGAAGATGGCAAGTCCTTGCGCTTTGAAATTTTGCGCACCGACTCGCTCCAGATAGCCATGGGCGGTACTTCGGGCAACCCCATCAATTTCCCTGAGCTACCGCTCTACACTGACAAGGGTGCCAACAACGACTCGCTGGTGGCGGCGTATTCAGCGATTCACAAGCAGACTGTCAACTTCGCAGATGCCTACACGGCGGAGAATTTTGACTTCTCCGGTACGCGCAGTTTCGACAAACGCACCGGTTACCGATCTCAGTCGTTTTTGTCGGTTCCCATGAAGGACCAGGACGGTGAGGTATTGGGAGTCTTGCAACTGATCAATGCCACCGATCCAAAGACTGGCCGGGTTGTCTCGTTTTCCGGCCCCGACCAAAGCCTGGCGGAGTCCTTGGCGTCCCAGGCGGCGATTGCCATCACCAACCGCAACCTGACCAACCAGCTCGAAGAGCTGTTCGAGTCGTTCATCAACCTTATCAATCTGGCAATTGACGAAAAGTCCCCGTACACGGGCGGTCATTGCCAGCGGGTGCCGGCATTGACGATGATGCTTGCCGAAGCGGTCAACGCCCATGCGCAAGGCCCTCTGGCTGACTTTGTGATGGATGACCGGGATCGCTATGAGCTCAAGATAGCCGGCTTGTTGCACGACTGCGGCAAGGTCACCACGCCCGTGCATGTGGTCGACAAGTCCACCAAACTGGAGACGTTGTGCGACCGTATACAGCTCATAGATACACGTTTTGAGGTTCTCAAGCGCGATCAGGAAATTGCTGCATTGCGGGCGCAACTGGCGTTGCGCGACGTCAAGGACGCCGATGCGGAAGGCAAGCTATGGGAACAATGCCAGGCCCAGGTCGACGCGCTGACCAGTGATCGGGAATTTTTGCGTACTGCCAACAAAGGCGGTGAGTTCATGAGCGACGCACATTTGCAGCGCGTGCGTGAAATTGGTACCGGCAAGACCTGGCGCAGTGTCAATGGTGAAGAGACGCAGTTCCTTACCGACGACGAAATGGATAACCTGACCATACGCGCCGGGACATTGAATGCCGCTGAGCGGGAGACCATCAATCACCACATCGTGGCCACGATCAAGATGCTGGAGCAATTGCCTTGGCCCAAGCATCTGCGCAATGTGCCGGAGTATGCGGGTGGACACCATGAGCGCATGGATGGCAAGGGCTATCCCAAGGGGCTGACGCGCGACCAGATGTCGGTACAGGCGCGCGTCATGGGCATAGCTGATATTTTTGAAGCGCTGACAGCGCGCGACAGACCTTACAAACCAGGCATGAAGCTGTCGCAGGCCATGTCCATCATGAACAAGTTCCGCAATACCGGGCATATTGATCCCGACCTGTTTGACGTGTTTGTGAAAGAAGGCGTGTATCTGCGCTATGCCCAGCAGTTCCTGGATCCGTGGCAGATTGACGAGGTCAATCCGCAGTCCTGGCAATAG
- a CDS encoding DUF349 domain-containing protein, whose product MTSSHSAKHTDISQLDALTKGAFSAPTAGERAARVRDWLAGKPSSEELAEVFKELSVKDKGAAKLVRERLDEVRRSKGQEAMAAEWAAKAQALLAITKLNIADALAWQRDAAKAGAPLSKEPLATLKLELAERVRGIEDLQHQVQVQREAAVLLAQRIEVLSTKSWKDAEVALDSLKVDVEHWQAQASALLSNPGWASVDAKFPPLLDASRAQLLVVWDAFQGALAQAVAAANDPSSALPPVPVWADELRVARGVPVEVVSKPSKPQVDPEVRAQATQSVKEALSKLESEVGEGHGKASAGAAAALRQALKEFGKLIDSSLENQAHAALAAAGELEGWQRWRADQLREELVAKAEGLLKRPEGQAIGGRKMQENLRTLREQWKQTDQGGVPNHALWKRFDEACNEAHKVVEAWLEKVKAEAAEHKAQRLALIEEVNAWAEQNRTALDDDWKGFNRILHQFGDRWREGGHVGEKVFAELQPLWKQAIANAAAPLEALQAQSLLRRQAMIEEAKVLGAAPVLRVDAVKALQQRWQAEAHTVPMDRRQEQKLWDAFRKPIDDAFNRKTQEREKAQSTLNARDRVVLEAAKALEAANASGDAQAIRAAMAALDAALSGQALAQEEVKQAGAQEDAAKEAVAPEAQPAEAQANEGEAAEPAATAPAPVVAPKPKPVVAVRGDDRPGMKKEAPAAPAGRAGKWNDRKDAPRAGRDGKPDARGRGDERARPAAWQEAPRLGDAAFRAQREALEHAQLALKKLAAQAHGEALSQLLTAWEKRDAALLPNAQELGPKVTSATRSVWQQALGGQFKAAPKGVTPAEALLRLEMAAEVPTPAEHLSARRMLQLQLLTRRNDPAPAQTWGQDTAVIFSGAYNAEDARRLQNAVKALLKR is encoded by the coding sequence GTGACGTCATCTCATTCCGCCAAACACACCGACATCTCCCAACTGGACGCATTGACCAAAGGTGCATTTTCCGCACCTACTGCCGGCGAGCGCGCAGCACGGGTTCGCGACTGGCTGGCAGGCAAGCCTTCATCGGAAGAGCTGGCAGAAGTATTCAAGGAGCTCAGTGTCAAAGACAAGGGCGCAGCCAAACTGGTGCGCGAGCGCCTGGACGAAGTGCGCCGCTCCAAAGGGCAGGAGGCCATGGCCGCCGAGTGGGCTGCCAAGGCACAAGCTCTGCTGGCCATAACCAAGCTCAATATTGCCGACGCACTGGCATGGCAACGCGACGCCGCCAAGGCTGGCGCGCCTTTGAGCAAAGAACCGTTGGCCACTTTGAAGCTGGAGTTGGCCGAGCGCGTGCGCGGTATCGAAGATTTACAGCATCAGGTGCAGGTGCAGCGCGAGGCCGCGGTGCTACTGGCCCAACGGATTGAAGTCCTGTCCACAAAATCCTGGAAGGATGCAGAAGTGGCGCTGGACAGCCTGAAAGTGGATGTTGAACATTGGCAGGCCCAGGCATCTGCTTTATTGAGCAATCCTGGCTGGGCCAGCGTGGATGCCAAGTTTCCTCCGTTGCTGGACGCGTCGCGGGCCCAGTTGCTGGTGGTTTGGGATGCCTTTCAGGGCGCATTGGCACAGGCTGTTGCGGCGGCCAATGACCCCAGTAGCGCGTTGCCTCCCGTTCCGGTATGGGCCGACGAGCTGCGGGTGGCACGGGGCGTGCCGGTAGAAGTTGTTTCCAAGCCGTCAAAGCCGCAAGTCGACCCGGAAGTGCGTGCTCAAGCCACCCAATCGGTCAAGGAAGCGCTGTCCAAGTTGGAGTCGGAAGTGGGCGAGGGCCACGGCAAAGCCAGCGCGGGTGCTGCTGCGGCACTGCGCCAGGCCTTGAAGGAATTTGGAAAGCTGATTGATTCAAGTCTGGAAAACCAGGCGCATGCGGCTCTGGCTGCGGCTGGTGAACTGGAAGGGTGGCAGCGTTGGCGGGCCGACCAGCTTCGCGAGGAGTTGGTCGCAAAGGCCGAAGGCCTGCTCAAGCGCCCGGAAGGTCAGGCCATTGGCGGTCGCAAGATGCAGGAAAACTTGCGCACCCTGCGCGAGCAGTGGAAGCAGACTGACCAGGGAGGTGTACCCAACCACGCCTTATGGAAGCGCTTTGATGAGGCCTGCAACGAAGCACACAAGGTCGTTGAAGCCTGGCTGGAAAAGGTCAAGGCAGAGGCGGCCGAGCACAAGGCCCAACGCTTGGCCCTGATTGAAGAGGTCAACGCCTGGGCCGAGCAAAACCGTACGGCCTTGGATGACGACTGGAAGGGTTTCAATCGCATCCTGCACCAGTTCGGTGACCGTTGGCGTGAAGGCGGTCACGTGGGTGAGAAGGTGTTTGCCGAACTCCAGCCACTCTGGAAACAGGCAATCGCCAATGCGGCGGCTCCGTTGGAGGCTCTGCAGGCGCAAAGTCTGCTGAGGCGCCAAGCCATGATTGAAGAGGCCAAGGTCCTTGGCGCGGCGCCAGTGCTGCGTGTGGATGCCGTCAAGGCGCTGCAGCAACGCTGGCAGGCCGAGGCGCACACGGTTCCCATGGACCGGCGCCAGGAGCAAAAGCTGTGGGACGCTTTCCGCAAACCCATTGATGATGCCTTTAACCGCAAGACACAGGAGCGGGAAAAAGCACAGTCCACCCTCAACGCACGTGACCGCGTAGTGCTGGAAGCCGCAAAGGCGCTGGAAGCGGCCAATGCTTCGGGTGATGCACAGGCGATCCGGGCTGCCATGGCTGCACTGGATGCGGCCTTGAGTGGCCAAGCGCTGGCTCAGGAAGAAGTCAAACAAGCCGGTGCTCAGGAGGATGCTGCCAAGGAGGCCGTTGCGCCCGAAGCGCAGCCCGCCGAGGCACAGGCCAACGAAGGTGAAGCGGCCGAGCCGGCAGCAACCGCACCGGCTCCAGTAGTGGCTCCCAAACCCAAGCCCGTGGTGGCTGTGCGGGGCGATGACCGTCCTGGCATGAAGAAAGAGGCGCCCGCTGCGCCGGCTGGAAGGGCTGGCAAATGGAATGACCGCAAAGATGCGCCCAGGGCAGGGCGGGACGGCAAGCCTGATGCCAGAGGGCGCGGGGATGAGCGCGCACGTCCTGCCGCCTGGCAAGAGGCTCCCCGTCTGGGAGATGCCGCTTTCCGGGCTCAGCGGGAGGCGCTGGAGCATGCGCAGCTCGCACTCAAGAAGCTGGCCGCCCAAGCCCATGGTGAAGCACTCAGTCAGTTGCTGACGGCCTGGGAAAAGCGTGATGCAGCGCTCTTGCCCAATGCCCAGGAGCTGGGTCCCAAGGTCACTTCGGCCACCCGCAGTGTCTGGCAACAGGCTTTGGGCGGACAGTTCAAGGCGGCTCCCAAGGGGGTGACACCGGCAGAGGCACTGTTGCGTCTGGAAATGGCGGCGGAAGTTCCCACGCCTGCCGAACACCTGTCCGCAAGGCGCATGCTGCAATTGCAACTACTGACTCGCCGCAATGATCCAGCTCCAGCGCAGACTTGGGGGCAGGATACGGCGGTGATCTTTTCTGGTGCGTACAACGCGGAAGATGCACGTCGTCTCCAAAATGCGGTAAAGGCCTTGCTCAAACGCTAG